A DNA window from Acidobacteriota bacterium contains the following coding sequences:
- a CDS encoding ankyrin repeat domain-containing protein, protein MRIRWRTLIVISILMLVNCANPGKVAPTQDGPAKLQARLEAAINDQDFDGVRSTLAAGARADRALPSRKRPLNWAVHLENLSIVRLLLRSGADPNQLDGFASSPPLAAAARASSRAFVDELIKAGADPNKRFGDGLGWTALGLAAMDVGGRAIIPLIDAGADVNAWNLVPASDYPKGYRAGRAEGRTALMLAAEHGLYINVIMLLDRRADPTLRNERGKAAIDLMSDPTADIRKALTHPEQFNPFLKR, encoded by the coding sequence ATGAGAATCCGGTGGCGTACTCTGATCGTCATCTCGATACTGATGCTCGTGAACTGCGCGAACCCGGGCAAGGTCGCGCCAACCCAAGACGGTCCTGCCAAATTGCAAGCCCGACTCGAAGCTGCCATCAACGATCAGGACTTTGATGGCGTGCGATCCACCCTTGCTGCGGGCGCTCGTGCCGACCGGGCCCTCCCCTCCCGGAAGCGCCCGCTCAACTGGGCCGTCCATCTGGAGAACCTCTCCATTGTGCGGCTGCTTCTGCGATCGGGTGCTGATCCCAACCAACTTGACGGGTTTGCATCGAGTCCCCCGCTTGCTGCCGCGGCCCGCGCAAGCAGCAGAGCCTTTGTGGATGAGTTGATCAAGGCCGGAGCAGATCCTAACAAGCGATTCGGTGACGGCTTGGGCTGGACGGCGCTCGGGCTTGCGGCAATGGATGTCGGAGGAAGGGCGATTATCCCGCTCATCGACGCGGGAGCGGACGTCAATGCCTGGAATCTCGTGCCGGCCTCTGACTATCCCAAGGGCTATCGTGCTGGCAGAGCGGAGGGCCGTACGGCGCTAATGCTGGCGGCTGAGCACGGACTGTATATCAACGTCATCATGCTCCTCGACCGCCGAGCAGACCCGACGCTGCGCAACGAACGCGGGAAAGCAGCCATCGATCTGATGAGCGATCCGACGGCAGACATCCGAAAGGCCCTGACGCATCCGGAGCAATTCAACCCGTTCCTGAAGCGGTGA